In one Lycium barbarum isolate Lr01 chromosome 7, ASM1917538v2, whole genome shotgun sequence genomic region, the following are encoded:
- the LOC132603537 gene encoding H/ACA ribonucleoprotein complex subunit 2-like protein: MGGIDSEVEKSAQKEKEQKKLLALAPIAKPLAGKTLNKRIFKLVRRAAEKKCLKRGVKEVVKSIRRGQKGVCVIAGNISPIDVITHVPILCEEADIPYIYVSSKEDLANAGATKRPTCCVLVQTKPAKGELSQEDQEKLKTDYDQVVSEVGEMASSMF, from the exons ATGGGTGGTATCGATAGTGAAGTGGAGAAGAGTGCACAAAAAGAAAAGGAGCAGAAAAAGCTGTTGGCTTTAGCTCCTATTGCTAAACCTCTTGCTGGCAAAACACTCAACAAACGCATCTTCAAACTTGTTAGGCGAG CTGCTGAGAAAAAGTGCTTGAAGAGGGGCGTTAAAGAGGTGGTAAAGAGCATTCGACGCGGTCAAAAAGG TGTGTGTGTTATAGCTGGAAATATATCTCCTATAGATGTCATCACCCATGTTCCGATCCTATGTGAGGAAGCTGATATACCATACATCTACGTTTCCTCAAAAGAA GATCTTGCAAATGCCGGAGCCACCAAGAGACCAACTTGCTGTGTTTTGGTGCAGACAAAGCCTGCCAAGGGAGAACTTAGCCAGGAGGATCAAGAGAAACTGAAAACAGATTATGATCAAGTTGTATCGGAAGTTGGTGAAATGGCATCCTCGATGTTCTGA